ATAGCCGGCCGCGATCTGGCGCTTGCGCAGTTCGGCACCGGTGAACAGCGGGGTTTCCTCGACATCGCCCAGCTGGTCTTCGAGGTTGTTGATCTTGCCGACCCAATCGCCAAAGGGGCGCGAGGCGGCCAGTTTGTCCTTGAGCGCGCGGTCGTGGTACAGCTTGCCCTTGGCCATGTCGACGGCGATCATCTGGCCCGGACCCAGCGCGCCCTTTTCGACCACGGTTGCCTCGTCGGTGGGCACCATGCCCGCCTCGGACCCTGCGATCAGCAGGCCGTCACCGGTCACCACATAGCGCATCGGGCGCAGCCCGTTGCGGTCGAGACCGCCACAGACCCAGCGGCCATCGGTCATCGCCAGCGCGGCGGGGCCGTCCCAGGGTTCGATCACCGAGTTGCAATAGGAATACATGTCGACCCAGGCCTGCGGCAGTTCCACCGCCTGTTTCGACCAGCTTTCGGGCACCAGCATGGTCTTGGCCATGGGCGCGTTGCGCCCGGCGCGCACCAGCACCTCGAACACCGCGTCCAGCGCCGCCGAATCCGACGATCCGCCCGGCACGATCGGTTTGATATCCTCGGCCTTTTCCCCGAAGTAGGACGAGGCCATGCGGATCTCGTGGCTCTTCATCCAGTTCAGGTTGCCCTTCAGCGTGTTGATCTCGCCGTTATGGGCCAGCATGCGGAACGGCTGTGCCAGCCACCATTGCGGGAAGGTGTTGGTGGAATAGCGCTGGTGATAGATGGCAAAGGCGGATTCGAACCGCTCGTCCATCAGGTCGGGATAGAACACCGCCACCTGCTCGGCCAGCATCATGCCCTTGTAGATGATCGACCGGCAGCTGAGCGAGGCCAGATACAGACCGGCAATGCCCGCTGCCTGCGCCGCCTTCTCGATGCGGCGGCGGATAACATAAAGCTCGCGCTCAAAGGTCTCTTCGTCGACGCCCTTGGAGTTCGAGATCAGGATTTGCTCGATCTCGGGCCGGGTGGCGTTGGCCTTTTCGCCCAGACAGGTCACATCGACGGGCACATGGCGCCAGCCATAGATGAAATAGCCCATCCGAAGGATTTCGGTCTCGACGATGGTCCGGCAGCGTTCCTGCGCGCCGAAATCGGTCCGCGGCAGGAACACCTGACCCACGGCCACCAGCTCGTTCATGCGCGGCTCGTGGCCGGTGCGCCGGATCTGGTCATAGAAGAAGGGGACCGGGATCTGCACATGGATACCGGCGCCATCGCCCGTCTTGCCGTCAGCATCAACCGCGCCGCGGTGCCACACCGCCTTGAGCGCGTCGATCCCGGCCTCGACCACCTTGCGGCTGCGCTTGCCGTTCACAGAAACGACCAGACCCACCCCGCAAGAGGAGTGTTCTTCTTCCTCGGAATAAAGACCATTCTCAGCCAGCCATTTGCGCTTGGCTTCTTCGGCCCGCACCCAATCGGCATCGTACTTGGTCATTGGCTGTCTCCTAGATCAGAGGGGGCATACATGGCTTCGACCTCGGCTTGGGTCATCTGCCGGCGTTCGCCTGCGAACGCATAGCCCTCGGGCTTCTTGTCGATATACAGTTCAAGTTTCAGGGCGTTGCCGCCCGCATTTTCAAACAGGCCGGCCGCCATCTGCGTCTGGCCATGCATCTTTCCGGGCAGGGTGATCCGGTACCACAGCACCGACCCGCAGGTGCCGCAAAAGGCGCGCTCGGCCCAGTCGGACGAGCCATAGACCTTGACCGGGCCCAGCGCCGCATAGCCCGGTTCGACCGGGAAGCTGACATAGGCGCTGCTGGTCCAGCGGCGGCACATGTCACAGTGACAGGCGCCCAGCGCGGCGCGTGCCGGGGTCGCGGTGATGGTCACCGCGCCGCACATGCATTCTCCGTGAAGTTCCGTCATCTCGGGCCTCGCCAGGTGTCGTGAATGGGTCGCTTCGTTTGCTGCCTTTGCGCCTTATTCGGCCGCCATCGCGGTCTTGGCGCCAAAGCCCTCGAGGATCGCCTCGGCACAATCGCGCCCGTCGCGGATCGCCCAAACCACCAGGCTGGCACCGCGCACGATGTCGCCCACCGCATAGATGCCCTCCATCTCGGTGGCGCCGGTGCGGAACGCGGCCTTGACGGTGCCCCAGCGGGTGACCGGCAGGTCGGGCTGACCGAACAGGGTGGGCAGGTCCTCGGGCTCGAACCCAAGCGCCTTGATCACCAGATCGGCCTCTTCGACATAGTCGGCGCCCTCGATCACCTCGGGCGACTGGCGGCCACTGGCGTCGGGCTGGCCCAGGCGCATTTTCTGCACCATCACGCCAGCAACCTTGTCGTCACCGGTGAACCCTTTGGGCGCCGACAGCCATTCAAAGACCACGCCTTCCTCTTCGGCATTCTGGGTCTCGCGCTGGCTGCCGGGCATGTTTGCCCGGTCCCGGCGATAGAAGCATTTGACGCTGACAGCACCCTGGCGGATCGCGGTGCGCACACAATCCATCGCGGTGTCGCCACCGCCGATCACCACCACCCGCTTGCCCTCGGCATTCAGGCGGCCATTGTCGAAATCGGCAACCTCGTCCCCAAAGCTCTTGCGGTTAGAGGCGGCCAGATAGTCGATCGCCTTCTCGATCCCGCCCAGACCGCTGCCGGGCATCGACAGGTCGCGCGACTTGTAGACCCCGGTTGCGATGATCACCGCGTCATGAGCGGCGCGGAGCTCGGCAAACTTGGCGGCGTCGACATCGCAGTTCAGCTCGAACCGGACACCGCCATCGGCCAGCAGACGGTTGCGGCGCTCGACCACTTCCTTTTCCAGTTTGAAGCCGGGGATGCCGTACATCAACAACCCGCCAGCGCGGTCGTAGCGGTCATAGACGGTAACCTGCACACCGGCCTGACGCAGCATGTCAGCCGCGGCCAGACCGCCCGGACCGGCGCCGATAATGCCCACGCTTTCGGACCGCTCGGCCACGGGCGAGGCCGGTTTGACCCAGCCCATGTCCCAGGCGGTATCGGTGATGTATTTCTCGACCGCGCCGATGGTCACGGTGCCGTGGCCCGACTGCTCGATCACGCAATTGCCTTCGCACAGACGGTCTTGCGGGCAGATGCGGCCACAGATCTCGGGGAAAGTATTGGTGGCCTGACTGGTCTCATAGGCCTCTTGCAGGCGGCCCGTCGCGGTCAGACGCAGCCAGTCGGGGATGTTATTGTGCAACGGGCAATGGGTCTGGCAATAGGGCACGCCACATTGGCTGCACCGGCTTGCCTGCTCGGCTGCCTTAACAGCGGCGTATTCGGCGTAGATCTCGTGAAAGTCTTCCTTGCGTGCATCGGCTGCACGCTTTTCCGGCATGTCACGTTCGATCTGCACAAATTTGAGCATCGGTTGCTTGGCCACGGGTCGGACTCCACGTTTTCGCTATTCGGCGTTTTCGTATCCTAGCCTCAACGGAAATAAAAGTCACTTTTGCTGACCTATTTTTACTTTTTTCACCCTCAACGGCGCCGCCACGGGCGAAAAAGAGGATTTTTAGGTATCGAACCGGACCCAAATGGGAACTTTCCTTTTTCAAGGCCACAGTTATACCCATTCTGGCCAACCGGATCGCACGGAAATCACCCAACGCCCATGTCCCTGTTTCACCTGATTCTGGTCGCTCTCATCCAGGGCATTACCGAGTTCCTGCCGGTCTCTTCGTCCGGCCACCTGATACTGCTGCCCGCCCTGACCGGGCTCGAGGATCAGGGCCAGGTGATCGACGTCGCCGTACATGTGGGCACGCTGGGCGCGGTTGTGCTGTATTTCTGGCGCGATGTGCGGGACGGGCTGGCGGGCCTGCCGCGCGCGCTGACCGGGCGTCTGGATACGCCGGGCGCGCGGCTGGCGATGGGGTTGATCGTAGCCACCATCCCCACCGTTCTTGCCGGGGCCGCCCTTCATTTCACCGGCCTTAGCGATGCCTTGCGCTCGATCACTGTGATCGGCTGGACCATGCTGCTGTTCGGCCTGCTGCTGTGGTGGGCGGACCGAACCGGTGCCCAGGTCAAGGAGGCTACCGATTGGAGCCTGCGCGATGCGCTGATTCTGGGCCTGTGGCAGGCGGTTGCGCTGATCCCCGGCACCTCGCGCTCGGGCATCACGATCACCGGGGCGCGCGCCATGGGTTATACCCGCAGCGACGGCGCCCGCATTTCGATGCTGATGTCGATCCCCACCATCATCGCATCGGGCGTGCTCTTGGGGGCCGATGTGGCGGTGACCTCGGATGCCCAGGCCGCGCGCGACGGCGCCATCGCCGCCGCGTTCGCCTTTGTCTCGGCTTTGCTGGCACTCAGCCTGATGATGCGCCTGCTGCGCAGCGTCAGCTTCACCCCTTACGTGATCTACCGACTCGCGCTGGGACTGGTGCTTCTGGGGATCGCCTATTCCTGATCAGGCACGCAGGTTCTTGGCCGAGGCCTGGATCTCGTCATACTGACCATTGGGACGGAACTTCCACAGATAGGCCGGCAGCACGGTATCCATCGGCTCGGGCGCGATGCCCAGATCGGCAAAGCCCTTGGCACCTTCGCTCACCACATTGTCCCGGCGCAGGTTCTTCAGCTGGTCGCGGGTCAGGATGTTGTTCGGGAACAGCTGGAAGCTGACGAACTTGGCCACATCCAGCATCCCCGCCATGATCCGGGCCGCAAAGAAGGGCAGTGCGATGATGATCCGCTTGCGATGGATCACACCCAGCATCCGCTGCATCAGCGCGCGGAAGGTTTCTACGTCAGGCCCGCCCAGCTCGTAGACACCGCCGGGTGCCTGACCCAACACGCCCTTGACCGCGGCGCGCGCCACATCGTCGACATAGACCGGCTGGAACCGGGTTTCGGCCCCGACCACGGGCAGGAAGGGCCCGAACCGGGTCATGCCGGCAAACCGGTTGAAGAACTGGTCCTCGGTCCCGAAGATCACCGACGGCCGCAGGATCATCGCATCCGGCATATGGCGCAACACGCCCGCCTCGCCCAGCGCCTTGCTGCGGGAATAGGCGCTGTCGCTGTCACCATCGGCACCGATGGCCGAGACATGCACCATGCGGGCCACGCCCTGTTCAGCGGCGATCCGCGCGATGCGCTCGGCACCTTCGGCCTGCACCGCGTCAAAGCTGTTGCGCCCCAGCTCGTTCAGTACACCGACACAGTTAACCACCGCATCGGCACCGCGCATCGTCTGCGCCACCGAGTTGTCGTCGCGCAGGTTGCACAGGACCGGTTCCACCTGACCCACAGCGCCATAGGGTTTGACATGCATCGCCTCGTTCGGACGCCGCACCGCCACGCGCACGCGCCAGCCCTCCTTTGCCATGCGCCGCGCGATATAGCGGCCCACGAATCCCGATCCGCCGTAAATCGTGACCAGTTTGGACATCAGAGTGGCTCCTGCTGACTTGGCTGTTGCTTCGATCTACCGTCCCGAGGCGCTTGAAACAAGGCGCAATAGTGCCGCGCAACCCCAGTCGGCTGCGGTTTCGGCAGGGGGCCGAAAGGGGTCGATCAAAAAACTTTTGCAAAACCGAAAAAATCCGGTTGACGCTCCTCGCGGCTAGGCTTAAACGCCCCCTCACGACACCTGCCCAGGTGGCGGAATTGGTAGACGCGCTGGCTTCAGGTGCCAGTGACCGCAAGGTCGTGGAGGTTCGAGTCCTCTCCTGGGCACCAAAAAACAGACATCTCTGTTTCATCCTCTTCAACTCTTTGAGCGTCAGCGCTCTTTGCGAGACTCCCACCTCTCGTTTAGACCGTATTCAATTGGCGTTGTTGCGGAATTTCCTCTTCACATACGCCTCCCCCTTTCCCGCGGACATGTCATGTCACGCGAATGATCTTAGCGGCGCCAAGAGAAGCGAAGCGGCTGATCAGGGTGGTGGGGATATGGATCACGGCAGTTTGGCAGTCAGGGTCTGTTGTGTCGATACCGGCACTGAACGGCCAAGGCCCTCTTTCGACGATAGAGAGTAGTGCGATCGGGACCCGGCCAACCCGCTGTGCGGCATATATCATCCAATCTTGGGAATCATCAGTCCGGGGGGCATCCCGGGGGCCGGTACCTGCAGGGGTATTCACCTGATGCATGGCCAATCGAAAATGGGCATTGGCAGGTTTTTGCGCACTCGGGTATCGCCACTGGCAATAGATCCAGCAAGGAGAGGTAAATGAAAAAGCAACTTGCAACCGCAATTGCAGCGGCGATGTTGACCGTTTCGGTCGCGCCCGCCGTATATGCCGAGGTAACCGTCAAGGTTGCCTATGACGCCGACCCGGTCTCGCTCGACCCGCATGAGCAGCTGTCGGGCGGTACGCTTCAGCTGTCGCACATGGTGTTCGACCCGCTGGTGCGCTGGACCCAGGATTTGCAGTTCGAACCGCGTCTGGCCGAAAGCTGGGAGCAGGTGGACGCACTGACCACCCGGTTCCATCTGCGCGACGGCGTGACCTTTCACAGCGGCAACGAGCTGAGCTCGGCGGATGTGAAATGGACCTTTGACCGGCTCAAGACCAGCCCGGATTTCAAGGGCATCTTCGCCCAGTTTTCCGAGGTCAAGGTGATCGACGAGGATACGTTCGACCTGATCACCACCGAGCCTTATCCGCTGGTGCTGCACACCGCGACCTATATCTTCCCGATGGACAGCAAGTTCTACAGCGGCACCACCGCTGACGGCAAGGACAAGGCTGAACTGGTCAAGCATGGCGACAGCTTTGCCTCGCGCAACGTGTCGGGCACCGGGCCGTTCATCGTGACCGCGCGCGAACAGGGCGTGAAGGTCGAGTTCGAGCGGTTCGGCGGCTATTGGGACACTGCAAGCAAGGGCAACGTGGACAAGATCGTCCTGACCCCGATCAAGGAAGACCCGACTCGCGTCGCCGCCCTGCTGTCGGGGGATGTCGATTTCATCGCACCGGTGCCGCCGACCGACCTCAAGCGGGTCGAAGAAGCCGAAGGCGTCAACCTGATCACCATGCCGGGCACCCGGATCATCACCTTCCAGATGAACCAGAACCGTGTCGAGGCGTTCAAGGACAAGCGCGTACGTCTGGCGATCGACTATGCGGTGAACAACGCCGGTATCGTCGACCGTATCATGCGTGGCTTTGGCACCGTGGGCGCCCAGGCCAGCCCGGCCGGCTATCTGGGCTATGACGCGGGCCTGACCCCGCGTTTCGACCTGGAAAAGGCCAAGGCGCTGATGGCCGAGGCAGGCTATGCCGACGGGTTCTCGATCACCATGATGGCACCCAACAACCGCTATGTGAACGACGACAAGATTGCGCAGGCGGTGGCCTCGATGCTGTCCAAGATCAACATCAAGGTTGATCTGCAGACCATGCCCAAGGCCCAATACTGGCCCAAGTTCGACGAGCGCGCTGCCGACATGATGATGATCGGCTGGCATTCGGATACCGAGGATTCGGCGAACTTTCACCAGTTCCTGAGCGCCTGCCCGGACGAGGCGACCGGCAATGGTCAGTACAACTCGGGCAACTACTGCAACCCCGAGGCGGACAAGCTGATGAACGCCTCCAACAGCGAGACCGATGTTGAGAAGCGGGGCAACATGCTGCGCCAGCTCGAAGGGATCCTGTATGAAGAGGCCGCCTTTGTTCCGCTGCATTGGCAGAACCTGGCCTGGGGTGCCCGTTCGGGCGTCCATGCCGAAGCCATCGTGAACGCACTGGACTTCCCCTATTTCGGCGATCTGGTCGTCGACTAAGGGTCAGCTTCCGGGGCAGGGCCGTGCGCCTTGCCCCGGATTGTCGTATCTATCTTTCCATTGCGCAGGATCGGGCCGATTGTGATCGGCAACGGATGCCCCATGCCTGCCGCTCTGTGAAACAGCAAGGTTCCGCATATGCTTGCCTATCTCGTCAAACGCGTCTTTCAGGCCATCGCGGTGATGTTCGTCATCTCGCTGGTCGGATTTGCCATTCAGGACAATCTCGGTGACCCCCTGCGCGAGCTGGTGGGACAGTCGGTTTCCGAAGAGGTGCGCCAGCAGCTGCGCGACGAGTTGGGGCTGAACGACAGCTTTCTGCAGCAGTACATCCGCTTTCTGGGCAATGCCCTGCAGGGCGATCTGGGCACCAGCTATTTCTTCAAGGAACCGGCTCTGGACGTGATCCTGAAAAAGCTTCCGGCAACGTTGGAGCTGGTGGCAGGGGCGACCCTGATCATCGTCGGCCTGTCGGTGCCGCTGGGGGTTTACACCGCGATCCGGCCCAACGCGATTTTCAGCCGTATCGTGATGGGTGTGTCGATCGTGGGGATCTCGATCCCGGTCTTTTTGACGGCGATCCTGATGATCTATCTGTTTTCCGTCACCTATGGCTGGTTCCCGTCTTATGGGCGCGGCGATGTGGTGCATGTGTTCGGCTATTGGGACACCAATTTCGCCACGCTTGACGGCTGGATGCATATCATCCTGCCCTCGATCGCGCTTGCCTCGATCATGCTGCCGCTTTTCGTGCGCCTGATCAGGGCCGAGATGATGGAGGTGTTGCAGTCGGAATACGTGAAATACGCCCGTGCCAAGGGCATCCGGCCCTGGCGCATCTATTTCGTGCACGCGCTCAAGAACACGCTGTTGCCGGTGATCACCGTGGGCGGCGTGCAGATCGGCACCATGGTCGCCTATACCATCCTGACCGAGACGGTGTTCCAGTGGCCGGGCATGGGGTTCATGTTCCTTGAGGCGGTCAACCGCGTCGATACCCCGCTGATCGTGGCCTATCTGATCGTGGTCGGCTTTATCTTTGTGGTGACCAACACCATCGTCGACCTGATCTATGGGCTGGTCAATCCCACCGTCAACCTTGCGAGGATGGGCGCATGAGCAGCCTGACAACGAATCCCGAGCCGTCGCGCTGGTCGCGCATCTGGAACTCGAACATGGGCTACAGCTTTCGCCGCAACCCGGTGGCGATGGTGTCGCTGGCGATATTCCTGGTCATTGCGGTGATGGCGTTCTTTGCGCCGCTGATCGCACCGTTTGATCCCTATGATCCGGCGCAGATCGACATCATGAATTCCGAATACCCGCCGGTCTGGGTCGATGGATCGGATCCGCAATTCGTGTTCGGCACCGACGATCAGGGCCGCGACCTGTGGTCGACCATCCTCTATGGCACCCGGCTGTCGCTGCTGATCGGTGTCTGCGCGGTGGCCCTGCAGGCCTTCCTCGGTATCTCGATCGGGTTGATCGCAGGCTATGTCGGTGGTCGTATCGACAGCCTTCTGATGCGGCTGGCCGATATCCAGCTCAGCTTTTCCACACTGATGGTGGCGATCATCTTTCTGGCGGTGACGCAGGCGATGTTCGGGTCCGAGACGTTCAACCAATATGCGATCTATTTCCTGATCGCGGTGATCGGGGTAGCGGAATGGCCGCAATATGCCCGCACCGTGCGCGCCACCGTGCTGGCCGAGAAGAAGAAGGAATATGTCGACAGCGCCCGGGTGCTGGGTTTCTCGCCCATGCGTATCATGGTGCGCCATATCCTGCCCAACTCGCTGTCACCGATCTTTGTCATCTCGACCGTGCAGGTGGCCAACGCCATCATTTCCGAGGCGTCGCTGTCCTTTCTCGGGCTTGGCATGCCGCCCAGCCAGCCTTCGCTGGGCTCGCTGATCTCTTCGGGCTTTGACTATATCTTTTCGGGCAGCTGGTGGATCACCGCCATCCCCGGCGTCGTGCTGGTGGTTCTGGTGCTGGTGATCAACCTGCTGGGCGACTGGATGCGCGATGTCCTCAACCCCAAACTTTACAAGGGGTAAGACCATGTCCCTGCTTTCCGTACGTGACCTGACCGTGAAATTCGCCATGCGCGACAACACGGTGACCGCGCTGAACAAGATCTCTTTCGACCTGGCCCGGGGCGAACGTCTGGGCATCGTCGGTGAATCCGGCGCCGGCAAGTCGATCACCGGTTTCGCGCTGATGAACCTGCTCAGCCGCCCGGGCTTTATCGATAGCGGCTCGATCCTGTTCGAGGGCGAGGATATGGCCAGCAAGTCCGAAGCCCAGCTTCAGGCGATCCGGGGCAACCGGATGGCGATGATCTTTCAGGACCCGATGGTGACCCTGAACCCGGTGCTGACCATCGGCCAGCAGATGGTCGAAACCCTGATGGCCCATCGCAGGTTGAGCCGGGCCGAGGCCGAAGAGATCTCGATCCTGAAACTGCGCGAGGTCTATATCCCCTCGCCCGAAGAGCGGTTGAAACAGTACCCGCACGAGTTGTCGGGCGGGATGCGTCAGCGGATCATCATCGCCATCGCGCTGCTGCTCGACCCGCAACTGATCATCGCGGACGAGCCGACCACGGCGCTGGATGTGACCATCCAGGCCGACATCATGGAGCTGCTGCTGGAGCTGTGCCAGTCC
The window above is part of the Ruegeria pomeroyi DSS-3 genome. Proteins encoded here:
- a CDS encoding ABC transporter substrate-binding protein, translated to MKKQLATAIAAAMLTVSVAPAVYAEVTVKVAYDADPVSLDPHEQLSGGTLQLSHMVFDPLVRWTQDLQFEPRLAESWEQVDALTTRFHLRDGVTFHSGNELSSADVKWTFDRLKTSPDFKGIFAQFSEVKVIDEDTFDLITTEPYPLVLHTATYIFPMDSKFYSGTTADGKDKAELVKHGDSFASRNVSGTGPFIVTAREQGVKVEFERFGGYWDTASKGNVDKIVLTPIKEDPTRVAALLSGDVDFIAPVPPTDLKRVEEAEGVNLITMPGTRIITFQMNQNRVEAFKDKRVRLAIDYAVNNAGIVDRIMRGFGTVGAQASPAGYLGYDAGLTPRFDLEKAKALMAEAGYADGFSITMMAPNNRYVNDDKIAQAVASMLSKINIKVDLQTMPKAQYWPKFDERAADMMMIGWHSDTEDSANFHQFLSACPDEATGNGQYNSGNYCNPEADKLMNASNSETDVEKRGNMLRQLEGILYEEAAFVPLHWQNLAWGARSGVHAEAIVNALDFPYFGDLVVD
- a CDS encoding complex I NDUFA9 subunit family protein; its protein translation is MSKLVTIYGGSGFVGRYIARRMAKEGWRVRVAVRRPNEAMHVKPYGAVGQVEPVLCNLRDDNSVAQTMRGADAVVNCVGVLNELGRNSFDAVQAEGAERIARIAAEQGVARMVHVSAIGADGDSDSAYSRSKALGEAGVLRHMPDAMILRPSVIFGTEDQFFNRFAGMTRFGPFLPVVGAETRFQPVYVDDVARAAVKGVLGQAPGGVYELGGPDVETFRALMQRMLGVIHRKRIIIALPFFAARIMAGMLDVAKFVSFQLFPNNILTRDQLKNLRRDNVVSEGAKGFADLGIAPEPMDTVLPAYLWKFRPNGQYDEIQASAKNLRA
- a CDS encoding ABC transporter permease, translated to MLAYLVKRVFQAIAVMFVISLVGFAIQDNLGDPLRELVGQSVSEEVRQQLRDELGLNDSFLQQYIRFLGNALQGDLGTSYFFKEPALDVILKKLPATLELVAGATLIIVGLSVPLGVYTAIRPNAIFSRIVMGVSIVGISIPVFLTAILMIYLFSVTYGWFPSYGRGDVVHVFGYWDTNFATLDGWMHIILPSIALASIMLPLFVRLIRAEMMEVLQSEYVKYARAKGIRPWRIYFVHALKNTLLPVITVGGVQIGTMVAYTILTETVFQWPGMGFMFLEAVNRVDTPLIVAYLIVVGFIFVVTNTIVDLIYGLVNPTVNLARMGA
- a CDS encoding ABC transporter permease, producing MSSLTTNPEPSRWSRIWNSNMGYSFRRNPVAMVSLAIFLVIAVMAFFAPLIAPFDPYDPAQIDIMNSEYPPVWVDGSDPQFVFGTDDQGRDLWSTILYGTRLSLLIGVCAVALQAFLGISIGLIAGYVGGRIDSLLMRLADIQLSFSTLMVAIIFLAVTQAMFGSETFNQYAIYFLIAVIGVAEWPQYARTVRATVLAEKKKEYVDSARVLGFSPMRIMVRHILPNSLSPIFVISTVQVANAIISEASLSFLGLGMPPSQPSLGSLISSGFDYIFSGSWWITAIPGVVLVVLVLVINLLGDWMRDVLNPKLYKG
- a CDS encoding undecaprenyl-diphosphate phosphatase, giving the protein MSLFHLILVALIQGITEFLPVSSSGHLILLPALTGLEDQGQVIDVAVHVGTLGAVVLYFWRDVRDGLAGLPRALTGRLDTPGARLAMGLIVATIPTVLAGAALHFTGLSDALRSITVIGWTMLLFGLLLWWADRTGAQVKEATDWSLRDALILGLWQAVALIPGTSRSGITITGARAMGYTRSDGARISMLMSIPTIIASGVLLGADVAVTSDAQAARDGAIAAAFAFVSALLALSLMMRLLRSVSFTPYVIYRLALGLVLLGIAYS
- a CDS encoding ABC transporter ATP-binding protein; translated protein: MSLLSVRDLTVKFAMRDNTVTALNKISFDLARGERLGIVGESGAGKSITGFALMNLLSRPGFIDSGSILFEGEDMASKSEAQLQAIRGNRMAMIFQDPMVTLNPVLTIGQQMVETLMAHRRLSRAEAEEISILKLREVYIPSPEERLKQYPHELSGGMRQRIIIAIALLLDPQLIIADEPTTALDVTIQADIMELLLELCQSNKVGLILITHDLGVVSQMTERTLVMYAGRIIEAGRTREIINDPQHPYTQGLINALPQQTRPGHRLKQIPGNMPSLTAIPPGCPFSPRCEYAVDRCRVELPEPVRYDHVEVACHEVNRLQKPVAEEQSA
- a CDS encoding NAD(P)-dependent oxidoreductase, with the translated sequence MAKQPMLKFVQIERDMPEKRAADARKEDFHEIYAEYAAVKAAEQASRCSQCGVPYCQTHCPLHNNIPDWLRLTATGRLQEAYETSQATNTFPEICGRICPQDRLCEGNCVIEQSGHGTVTIGAVEKYITDTAWDMGWVKPASPVAERSESVGIIGAGPGGLAAADMLRQAGVQVTVYDRYDRAGGLLMYGIPGFKLEKEVVERRNRLLADGGVRFELNCDVDAAKFAELRAAHDAVIIATGVYKSRDLSMPGSGLGGIEKAIDYLAASNRKSFGDEVADFDNGRLNAEGKRVVVIGGGDTAMDCVRTAIRQGAVSVKCFYRRDRANMPGSQRETQNAEEEGVVFEWLSAPKGFTGDDKVAGVMVQKMRLGQPDASGRQSPEVIEGADYVEEADLVIKALGFEPEDLPTLFGQPDLPVTRWGTVKAAFRTGATEMEGIYAVGDIVRGASLVVWAIRDGRDCAEAILEGFGAKTAMAAE
- a CDS encoding GFA family protein — protein: MTELHGECMCGAVTITATPARAALGACHCDMCRRWTSSAYVSFPVEPGYAALGPVKVYGSSDWAERAFCGTCGSVLWYRITLPGKMHGQTQMAAGLFENAGGNALKLELYIDKKPEGYAFAGERRQMTQAEVEAMYAPSDLGDSQ